In Burkholderiales bacterium, a single genomic region encodes these proteins:
- the rpmA gene encoding 50S ribosomal protein L27: MAHKKAGGSSRNGRDSNPKMLGTKVYGGEAIRAGGIIVRQRGTKLHPGANVGIGKDHTLYALVDGTVSFTTKGERQHKYANVTPPAPEAA; the protein is encoded by the coding sequence ATGGCACACAAGAAGGCAGGCGGCAGCTCGCGCAACGGCCGCGACTCCAATCCGAAGATGCTCGGCACGAAGGTGTACGGCGGCGAGGCGATCCGCGCCGGCGGCATCATCGTGCGCCAGCGCGGGACGAAGCTCCACCCGGGCGCCAACGTCGGCATCGGCAAGGACCACACGCTCTACGCGCTCGTCGACGGCACCGTCAGCTTCACGACGAAGGGCGAGCGCCAGCACAAGTACGCGAACGTGACGCCTCCGGCGCCGGAAGCCGCGTAA
- the rplU gene encoding 50S ribosomal protein L21: MYAVVKTGGKQYRVVAGDKLKVEQIPADVGAEVILDQVLMVGEGESVRLGQPTLAGASVKATVLAHGRGEKVKIFKMRRRKHYQKHQGHRQGYTELEIDAIVG; the protein is encoded by the coding sequence ATGTACGCGGTCGTAAAAACCGGCGGCAAGCAGTATCGCGTCGTCGCCGGCGACAAACTCAAGGTAGAACAGATACCGGCGGACGTGGGCGCGGAAGTGATTCTCGACCAGGTGTTGATGGTCGGCGAAGGCGAAAGCGTCCGACTCGGCCAACCCACGCTCGCCGGCGCCTCGGTGAAGGCGACCGTGCTCGCGCACGGACGCGGCGAGAAGGTGAAGATCTTCAAGATGCGCCGGCGCAAGCACTACCAGAAGCATCAGGGGCATCGTCAGGGCTACACCGAGCTCGAGATCGACGCCATCGTCGGCTGA
- a CDS encoding polyprenyl synthetase family protein: protein MARVDTVLRQGLASEVVLIRQIAEYIVGGGGKRLRPALLLLAARACGDPGGHRHVLAAVVEMIHTATLLHDDVVDESSQRRGRATANAAFGNAASVLVGDFLYSRAFQLMVGLSSMRVLEILSEATNVIAEGEVLQLMHAGDATLDEAGYLEVIRRKTAKLFEASARLGAVLGRHDSTREEAFASYGRHLGSAFQIMDDVLDYTGDAQAIGKNLGDDLAEGKMTLPLIRALEIGSAEVRSRIRHAIEGGGRIDDFAQVSAALDEAGAIAYARECARREAQVAAEALAPWAGEPDVGTLIQLATFSADRTN, encoded by the coding sequence ATGGCGCGCGTGGACACGGTCCTGCGGCAGGGCCTCGCCTCCGAGGTCGTGCTGATCCGCCAGATCGCCGAGTACATCGTCGGCGGCGGCGGCAAGCGACTGCGTCCCGCCCTGCTCCTGCTCGCGGCGAGGGCCTGCGGCGACCCCGGCGGCCATCGCCACGTGCTCGCGGCGGTCGTCGAGATGATCCACACCGCGACGCTGCTCCACGACGACGTCGTCGACGAATCGTCGCAGCGGCGCGGCCGCGCGACCGCCAACGCCGCGTTCGGCAACGCGGCCTCCGTGCTCGTCGGCGACTTCCTCTATTCGCGCGCGTTCCAGTTGATGGTCGGCCTCTCGTCGATGCGCGTGCTCGAGATCCTGTCCGAGGCGACCAACGTCATCGCCGAAGGCGAGGTGCTGCAACTGATGCACGCCGGCGACGCCACGCTCGACGAGGCCGGCTATCTCGAGGTGATCCGCCGCAAGACCGCGAAGCTCTTCGAGGCGTCCGCCCGCCTGGGGGCGGTGCTCGGCCGGCACGACTCGACGCGGGAGGAGGCGTTCGCGAGCTACGGCCGGCACCTCGGCAGCGCGTTCCAGATCATGGACGACGTGCTCGACTACACCGGCGACGCGCAGGCGATCGGCAAGAATCTCGGCGACGACCTCGCCGAGGGCAAGATGACGCTGCCGCTGATCCGCGCGCTCGAGATCGGATCGGCCGAGGTCCGTTCCCGCATCCGGCACGCGATCGAAGGCGGCGGGCGCATCGACGATTTCGCGCAGGTGTCGGCGGCCCTCGACGAGGCGGGCGCGATCGCCTACGCGCGCGAGTGCGCCCGGCGCGAGGCGCAGGTCGCTGCCGAGGCGCTCGCTCCCTGGGCCGGCGAACCGGACGTCGGGACTCTGATACAATTGGCGACTTTCTCGGCGGATCGAACGAACTGA
- a CDS encoding M20/M25/M40 family metallo-hydrolase, giving the protein MTARSDSEPTAVRGALHAALVAHVDAHHGRQIAFLRDIVRVPSDTPPGDNAPAAAKAAELLEALGHEVERHPVPPSFLNDYGMASVVNLIVRHRFGAGGPTIALNAHGDVVPPGEGWTKPPYEGVVEDGRMYARGVAVSKSDIASYTFALEALRAAQRNGAKLRGAVELHFTYDEEFGGLAGPGWLLSHGLTKPDYAIAASFSYAIVTAHNGCLQLEVTVHGRAAHGSMPKTGVDALRAAAAILDGLYAEADRLETVKSSVPGIDSPTLVVGRIEGGINTNVVPDRVVLKLDRRMIPEERPDAVEAALRARIESIALAHPGVRVDIRRLLLARALEPRPGHEKLVGALRVHAERIFGVPIPAVGVPLYADARLYGEHGVPIVMYGAGPRTILEANAKRADEHLVLEDLRRATAVVACALADLLSA; this is encoded by the coding sequence ATGACCGCGCGATCCGACAGCGAACCCACGGCTGTGCGCGGCGCGCTCCACGCCGCCCTCGTCGCGCACGTCGACGCGCACCACGGCCGTCAGATCGCGTTCCTGCGCGACATCGTGCGCGTGCCCTCCGACACGCCGCCCGGCGACAACGCGCCGGCCGCGGCGAAGGCCGCGGAACTCCTCGAAGCACTCGGCCACGAGGTCGAGCGCCACCCGGTTCCCCCCTCCTTCCTGAACGACTACGGCATGGCGAGCGTCGTCAACCTGATCGTGCGCCACCGCTTCGGCGCGGGCGGCCCGACGATCGCGCTGAACGCGCACGGCGACGTCGTGCCTCCCGGCGAGGGTTGGACGAAGCCCCCCTACGAAGGCGTCGTCGAGGACGGGCGCATGTACGCGCGCGGAGTGGCCGTGTCGAAGTCCGACATCGCGAGTTACACGTTCGCGCTGGAGGCGCTGCGCGCGGCGCAGCGGAACGGCGCGAAGCTCCGCGGCGCGGTCGAGCTGCATTTCACCTACGACGAGGAGTTCGGCGGCCTCGCCGGTCCGGGTTGGCTCCTGTCGCACGGCCTCACGAAGCCGGACTACGCGATCGCCGCCTCGTTCAGCTACGCGATCGTCACCGCGCACAACGGCTGCCTGCAACTCGAGGTGACCGTGCACGGCAGGGCCGCGCACGGATCGATGCCGAAGACCGGCGTCGACGCGCTGCGCGCGGCGGCGGCGATCCTCGACGGGCTCTACGCGGAGGCCGACCGGCTCGAGACGGTGAAGTCGTCGGTCCCGGGCATCGATTCGCCGACGCTCGTCGTCGGCCGCATCGAGGGCGGCATCAACACCAACGTCGTGCCCGATCGCGTCGTGCTGAAGCTCGACCGCCGCATGATCCCCGAGGAGCGGCCCGACGCGGTCGAGGCCGCGCTGCGCGCGCGGATCGAGTCGATCGCGCTCGCGCATCCGGGCGTGCGCGTCGACATCCGCAGGCTCCTGCTCGCGCGCGCGCTCGAGCCGCGACCCGGCCACGAGAAGCTCGTCGGCGCGCTGCGGGTCCACGCCGAGCGCATCTTCGGCGTGCCGATCCCGGCGGTCGGCGTGCCGCTCTACGCCGACGCGCGCCTGTACGGCGAGCACGGCGTGCCGATCGTGATGTACGGCGCGGGCCCGCGCACGATCCTCGAGGCGAACGCGAAACGCGCCGACGAGCATCTCGTCCTCGAAGACCTGCGCCGCGCGACGGCGGTCGTCGCCTGCGCGCTGGCCGACCTGCTGTCGGCCTGA
- a CDS encoding allantoate amidohydrolase produces MEVKRPRRTGHGGRVRFGQDILRQADDLAAFSEDAPRITRRYLTPEHRQAGGYLLGLMRDAGMEAGYDALGNVVGRYRAEAPEAPTVMSGSHMDSVRNAGRYDGLFGILTAIACVRDLSSRGKRLPFTFEVVAFADEEGVRFGVTLVGSKAMGGSFDPAWLDVKDAGGTTLREALVAFGGDPDGWRGLDRRGRDVIAYVESHIEQGPVLLDAGLPVGVVTAIAGGSRIRVTVTGLAGHAGTVPMGARRDALAAAAEMALAVERIASSPGRDGVALVGTVGVMTVAPGAINVIPQDVTFTVDLRSASDGARRAAVAELREAFAAIAERRRVEVGVDEFYELPAAPCDGALQDALAASIARQRVPVRRLASGAGHDAMAFPPVCPIAMLFVRCGANGISHHPDETMSAEDAEIATAVLLDFLEHYEPPQR; encoded by the coding sequence ATGGAAGTCAAACGCCCGAGACGGACCGGGCACGGAGGCCGGGTGCGATTCGGACAGGACATTCTGCGGCAGGCGGACGATCTCGCGGCGTTCAGCGAGGACGCTCCGCGCATCACGCGGCGCTACCTGACGCCGGAGCACCGGCAAGCCGGCGGATACCTGCTCGGCTTGATGCGCGACGCCGGCATGGAGGCGGGCTACGATGCGCTCGGCAACGTCGTCGGCCGCTATCGAGCCGAGGCGCCGGAAGCTCCGACCGTCATGTCCGGTTCGCACATGGACAGCGTGCGCAACGCCGGACGCTACGACGGCCTCTTCGGCATCCTGACCGCGATCGCGTGCGTGCGGGACCTGTCGTCGCGGGGCAAGCGCCTGCCGTTCACGTTCGAGGTCGTCGCGTTCGCCGACGAGGAGGGCGTCCGGTTCGGCGTGACGCTCGTCGGCAGCAAGGCGATGGGCGGCAGCTTCGACCCGGCCTGGCTCGACGTGAAGGACGCCGGCGGGACGACGCTGCGCGAAGCGCTGGTCGCGTTCGGCGGCGATCCGGACGGCTGGCGCGGCCTCGACCGGCGTGGCCGTGACGTCATCGCCTACGTCGAATCGCACATCGAACAGGGGCCGGTGCTGCTCGACGCCGGATTGCCGGTGGGCGTCGTGACCGCGATCGCCGGCGGCAGCCGCATCCGCGTGACGGTCACCGGACTCGCGGGCCACGCGGGCACGGTGCCGATGGGCGCGCGGCGCGACGCGCTCGCCGCCGCCGCGGAGATGGCGCTCGCGGTCGAACGCATTGCGTCGTCGCCGGGACGGGACGGCGTGGCGCTCGTCGGCACCGTCGGCGTCATGACCGTCGCCCCGGGCGCGATCAACGTGATACCGCAGGACGTGACGTTCACCGTCGATCTGCGTTCTGCGTCCGATGGTGCGCGACGCGCCGCCGTGGCGGAGCTGCGCGAGGCGTTCGCGGCGATCGCGGAACGCCGGCGCGTCGAGGTCGGGGTCGACGAGTTCTACGAGCTTCCCGCCGCGCCCTGCGACGGCGCGCTGCAGGACGCGCTCGCGGCGTCGATCGCCCGCCAGCGCGTGCCGGTGCGGCGCCTCGCCTCCGGCGCCGGCCACGACGCGATGGCGTTCCCGCCGGTCTGCCCGATCGCCATGCTGTTCGTGCGCTGCGGCGCCAACGGCATCAGCCACCACCCCGACGAGACGATGAGCGCCGAGGACGCCGAGATCGCCACCGCGGTGCTGCTCGACTTCCTCGAACACTACGAGCCGCCGCAGCGATGA
- the uraD gene encoding 2-oxo-4-hydroxy-4-carboxy-5-ureidoimidazoline decarboxylase — MPSLDELNRAAPDEFSRAFGPVYERSPWVAERACARRPFASRLDLELALCGVVRSASEAEKLALIRAHPELAGREARDGALTRESVREQASAGLGTLEAHEAAELRRLNACYQERFGFPFVICARLNRKDAIIGTLRARLANTREQEIANAVAQIGEIARLRLLDLLP; from the coding sequence ATGCCTTCGCTCGATGAACTGAACCGCGCGGCGCCCGACGAGTTCTCGCGCGCCTTCGGGCCGGTCTACGAGCGCTCGCCCTGGGTCGCGGAGCGCGCCTGTGCGCGGCGCCCGTTCGCATCGCGGCTCGACCTGGAACTCGCGCTCTGCGGCGTCGTGCGGTCGGCGTCCGAGGCCGAGAAGCTCGCGCTGATACGCGCGCACCCCGAGCTCGCGGGCCGCGAGGCCCGCGATGGAGCGCTCACGCGCGAATCCGTGCGCGAGCAGGCCTCGGCGGGACTGGGCACGCTCGAGGCGCACGAGGCCGCGGAGCTGCGGCGGCTGAACGCCTGCTACCAGGAGCGCTTCGGCTTCCCGTTCGTCATCTGCGCACGGCTGAATCGCAAGGACGCGATCATCGGCACGCTGCGTGCGCGCCTCGCCAACACGCGCGAACAGGAGATCGCGAACGCGGTCGCGCAGATCGGCGAGATCGCGCGGCTTCGTCTCCTCGACCTCCTTCCCTGA
- the uraH gene encoding hydroxyisourate hydrolase, which yields MAKLSTHVLDTWQGRPAAGVRVDLYALEAAGPRLIVTTRTNADGRTDAPLLQGDAVKRGRYRLVFHLGEHYRSIGVTLADPPFLDVVPIEFGIADERGGYHVPLVCTPFAYSTYRGS from the coding sequence ATGGCGAAACTCTCCACGCACGTCCTCGACACCTGGCAGGGGCGCCCCGCAGCCGGCGTGAGAGTCGACCTCTACGCGCTCGAGGCGGCCGGACCGCGGCTCATCGTCACGACGCGCACCAACGCCGACGGCCGCACCGATGCGCCGCTTCTCCAGGGCGACGCGGTGAAACGCGGCCGCTACCGGCTGGTCTTCCACCTCGGCGAACACTACCGCTCGATCGGTGTCACGCTCGCTGACCCTCCGTTCCTCGATGTCGTGCCGATAGAGTTCGGCATCGCGGACGAGCGCGGCGGCTACCACGTGCCGCTGGTCTGCACGCCCTTCGCGTACTCGACCTACCGCGGCAGCTGA
- a CDS encoding urate hydroxylase PuuD, producing the protein MEAYAVEWLGFLGRWFHMIAGIAWIGASFYFIWLDGHLLPPRDAEETRRLGLSGEVWALHGGGFYRAQKFAVAPPALPEPLHWFKWEAYTTWLSGMFLLGLVYYWGAEITLIDRSVADLGQGAAIAFGLVFLAGGWVVYDLLCRSPLGRREPVLAAVMLVLCAIAAYALTHLYSGRGAFIHFGAMLGTIMAANVLFVIMPGQREMVKAKVEGRVPDPSHGARGKQRSVHNTYFTLPVLFTMISNHYAGLTNAPRAWAVLVALSLSGVLIRLYFTSRHRGPAKPWLAAAGVALLAATFVALMPRAAPPSTGSATFAQVQAIVTERCAGCHAERPTFAGFASPPKDVKLDTPERIVTLAPAIHQQAVVSKAMPIGNLTQMTDAERAALDTWFRAGAHGD; encoded by the coding sequence ATGGAGGCCTACGCCGTCGAGTGGCTGGGATTCCTCGGCCGCTGGTTCCACATGATCGCCGGCATCGCCTGGATCGGCGCATCGTTCTACTTCATCTGGCTCGACGGGCATCTGCTCCCGCCGCGGGACGCGGAGGAGACACGCCGGCTCGGCCTGTCGGGCGAGGTGTGGGCGCTGCACGGCGGCGGCTTCTACCGCGCGCAGAAGTTCGCGGTGGCGCCGCCCGCGTTGCCCGAGCCGCTGCACTGGTTCAAGTGGGAGGCGTACACCACCTGGCTGTCGGGCATGTTCCTGCTCGGGCTCGTCTACTACTGGGGCGCCGAGATCACGCTGATCGATCGCTCGGTCGCCGACCTCGGCCAGGGCGCGGCGATCGCCTTCGGCCTCGTGTTCCTCGCCGGCGGCTGGGTCGTCTACGACCTCCTGTGCCGTTCGCCGCTCGGCAGGCGCGAGCCCGTGCTCGCCGCGGTGATGCTCGTGCTGTGCGCGATCGCGGCCTACGCGCTCACCCACCTCTACTCGGGTCGCGGCGCGTTCATCCACTTCGGCGCGATGCTCGGCACGATCATGGCCGCGAACGTGCTCTTCGTGATCATGCCGGGCCAGCGCGAGATGGTGAAGGCGAAGGTCGAAGGTCGCGTTCCGGATCCGTCGCACGGCGCGCGCGGCAAGCAGCGCAGCGTCCACAACACCTACTTCACGCTGCCGGTGCTGTTCACGATGATCAGCAACCACTACGCGGGCCTGACCAACGCGCCCCGCGCCTGGGCCGTGCTCGTCGCGCTCTCGCTTTCCGGCGTGCTGATCCGGCTGTACTTCACGAGCCGGCATCGGGGACCCGCGAAGCCGTGGCTCGCCGCCGCCGGCGTCGCGCTGCTCGCGGCGACGTTCGTCGCGCTGATGCCGCGCGCCGCGCCGCCGTCCACCGGCAGCGCGACCTTCGCGCAGGTGCAGGCGATCGTCACGGAACGCTGCGCCGGGTGCCACGCCGAGCGGCCGACCTTCGCCGGCTTCGCCTCGCCGCCCAAGGACGTCAAGCTCGACACTCCGGAGCGCATCGTCACCCTGGCCCCGGCGATCCACCAGCAGGCCGTCGTGTCGAAGGCGATGCCGATCGGCAACCTCACGCAGATGACCGACGCCGAGCGCGCGGCGCTCGACACCTGGTTCCGCGCGGGGGCGCACGGCGATTAG
- the hutH gene encoding histidine ammonia-lyase, with product MTLSLAPARLTLDLMRSVWSASRRIAIDPTARRAVDAAAAAVSRVVREHRTVYGVNTGFGLLARTRIDDARLAELQRALLLSHSAGTGALLDDGVVRLAIVLKAASLARGHSGVRWEVIEALIALANADVLPCVPSLGSVGASGDLAPLAHLCGVLIGEGEVRIDGRVAPAAEGLARAGLAPLELAPKEGLALINGTQVSTALALAALFMAERVAAAAFVAGAMSVDACLGSDTPFDPRIHALRGHAGQRDAAAIYRRLLSGSAIRASHVDCARVQDPYSLRCQPQVMGAVLDQMRSVASSLAVEANAVSDNPLVFADRDEVLSGGNFHAEPVAFAADNLALAIAEIGALAERRIALLMDANLSGLPPFLVEDGGVNSGFMIAQVTAAALASENKALAHPRSVDSLPTSANQEDHVSMATGAALRLLTMAGNAAAIVAVELLAAAQGIDLRRPVATSVLLARAHARIRAAVPFWDRDRAFAPDLAAIRAQVERGDYLAVAPEAVTPG from the coding sequence ATGACGCTCTCGCTCGCGCCTGCCCGTCTCACGCTCGACCTGATGCGGTCGGTCTGGTCGGCGTCCCGGCGGATCGCGATCGACCCGACGGCCCGGCGAGCGGTGGACGCCGCGGCGGCCGCCGTTTCACGCGTCGTCCGCGAGCATCGAACCGTCTACGGGGTCAACACCGGCTTCGGCCTGCTCGCGCGTACCCGCATCGACGACGCGCGCCTCGCGGAACTGCAGCGTGCGCTCCTGCTCTCGCACTCCGCGGGCACCGGAGCGCTCCTCGACGACGGCGTCGTGCGGCTCGCGATCGTGCTCAAGGCCGCGTCGCTCGCCCGCGGGCATTCGGGGGTTCGCTGGGAGGTGATCGAGGCGTTGATCGCGCTCGCGAACGCCGACGTGCTGCCTTGCGTGCCCTCGCTGGGGTCGGTCGGAGCTTCGGGCGATCTCGCGCCGCTCGCGCACCTGTGCGGCGTGCTGATCGGCGAGGGCGAGGTGCGGATCGACGGCCGCGTCGCGCCGGCCGCCGAAGGGCTGGCGCGCGCGGGACTCGCGCCGCTCGAGCTCGCGCCGAAGGAGGGCCTCGCGCTCATCAACGGCACGCAGGTCTCGACCGCGCTGGCGCTCGCCGCGCTGTTCATGGCCGAGCGCGTCGCCGCGGCGGCGTTCGTCGCCGGCGCGATGAGCGTCGACGCGTGCTTGGGCAGCGACACGCCGTTCGACCCGCGCATCCACGCCTTGCGCGGCCATGCCGGACAGCGCGACGCGGCGGCGATCTACCGGCGCCTGCTCTCCGGCAGCGCGATCCGCGCATCGCACGTCGACTGCGCGCGCGTGCAGGATCCCTACAGTCTGCGGTGCCAGCCGCAGGTGATGGGCGCGGTGCTCGACCAGATGCGCTCGGTCGCGTCATCGCTCGCCGTCGAGGCGAACGCGGTCTCCGACAACCCGCTGGTGTTCGCCGATCGCGACGAGGTGCTGTCCGGCGGCAACTTCCACGCGGAACCGGTCGCGTTCGCGGCGGACAATCTCGCGCTCGCGATCGCGGAGATCGGGGCGCTCGCCGAGCGCCGCATCGCGCTCCTGATGGACGCGAACCTGTCGGGATTGCCGCCGTTCCTCGTGGAGGACGGCGGCGTGAACTCCGGATTCATGATCGCGCAGGTCACCGCCGCGGCGCTCGCCTCGGAGAACAAGGCGCTCGCGCATCCGCGCAGCGTCGACTCGCTGCCGACCTCCGCGAACCAGGAGGACCACGTCAGCATGGCGACCGGCGCCGCCCTGCGCCTCCTGACGATGGCCGGGAACGCGGCGGCGATCGTCGCCGTCGAACTGCTCGCGGCCGCGCAGGGCATCGACCTGCGACGTCCGGTCGCGACCTCTGTGTTGCTCGCTCGCGCGCACGCCCGCATTCGCGCCGCCGTGCCGTTCTGGGACCGCGACCGCGCGTTCGCGCCCGATCTCGCCGCCATACGCGCCCAGGTCGAGCGCGGAGACTACCTCGCCGTGGCTCCCGAGGCCGTGACGCCGGGTTGA
- a CDS encoding tetratricopeptide repeat protein, whose product MPADPPEDVTDLVRIASDFDARRDVRAAAEAWSRAHVRAPTRPEIRLGYAQSLIRAARPGDALPLLEALIAMPGAPAAAWLAYGVALALLDRYREALRACERATAMAPGICEVHLGHGDVLYRSGDWAGARRAYERAHEIAPDHPDVLGKLAHIAHIRKERPKARALLERALAQSPSHPTTRYNFAVLAVLDGRVEEARREVEALLAMPGLDREMHTTALETLALLDERDRLAAPVADALARDDVDPLAEALRREPGSPLTDNALADAMREMVDRAANAAPIDHAFAPRSDRSGRWHAIESHLAFRTSRGAPALERDLRLVASGIAPADSVDDDVVRHACAVKSRPANRPPEDALALDAWLRLAHARLLAHRVECWPGFYKPTHSTQLAGSAHARVSPPYVSGTVRTILPEITRRLPPGGWRATLVLAAILLIHPFVDGNKRLARFIANGELEAAGLMPHMHSPGKVRKLLHLAIEARERRDAEPLATWLAAASRESARFDAEWAAGTLR is encoded by the coding sequence ATGCCCGCAGACCCGCCGGAGGACGTGACCGACCTCGTCCGCATCGCGTCCGACTTCGATGCCCGCCGCGACGTTCGAGCCGCGGCGGAGGCTTGGTCCCGTGCCCATGTACGCGCACCGACGCGCCCGGAGATCCGGCTGGGGTACGCCCAGTCGTTGATCCGGGCCGCCCGACCCGGCGACGCGCTTCCGCTGCTCGAAGCGCTGATCGCGATGCCGGGCGCGCCAGCGGCGGCCTGGCTCGCGTACGGCGTGGCACTCGCGCTCCTCGACCGATATCGCGAAGCCTTGCGCGCCTGCGAACGGGCGACGGCAATGGCGCCCGGCATCTGCGAGGTGCACCTCGGGCATGGCGACGTGCTCTACCGGTCGGGCGACTGGGCCGGCGCACGGCGCGCCTATGAACGCGCGCACGAGATCGCCCCCGACCATCCCGACGTCCTCGGCAAGCTCGCGCACATCGCGCACATCCGGAAGGAGCGCCCGAAGGCCCGGGCGTTGCTCGAGCGCGCGCTCGCGCAGTCGCCGAGCCATCCGACGACCCGCTACAACTTCGCGGTGCTGGCCGTCCTCGATGGTCGTGTCGAGGAGGCCCGCCGGGAAGTAGAAGCGCTGCTCGCGATGCCTGGCCTCGACCGGGAGATGCACACCACGGCGCTGGAGACCCTCGCCCTGCTCGACGAACGCGATCGGCTCGCCGCTCCGGTCGCGGATGCGCTCGCGCGCGACGACGTCGATCCGCTCGCAGAAGCGTTGCGCCGGGAACCCGGCAGTCCGTTGACCGACAACGCCCTGGCCGACGCGATGCGCGAGATGGTCGATCGGGCGGCCAATGCTGCGCCCATCGATCACGCGTTCGCTCCGCGCTCCGATCGGTCGGGCCGCTGGCACGCGATCGAATCGCATCTGGCGTTTCGCACGAGCCGCGGCGCCCCCGCGCTCGAACGGGATCTGCGTCTGGTCGCGAGCGGGATCGCCCCGGCCGACAGCGTCGATGACGACGTCGTGCGTCACGCGTGCGCGGTGAAGTCGCGGCCGGCCAACCGCCCGCCCGAGGATGCGCTGGCGCTCGACGCGTGGCTGCGGCTCGCCCACGCGCGTCTGCTCGCGCATCGCGTCGAGTGCTGGCCGGGCTTCTACAAGCCAACCCACTCGACGCAGCTCGCGGGATCGGCCCATGCGCGGGTATCCCCCCCGTACGTCAGCGGGACCGTGCGCACGATCCTGCCCGAGATCACGCGACGCCTGCCGCCGGGCGGCTGGCGCGCGACGCTCGTGCTGGCCGCGATCCTGCTCATCCATCCATTCGTCGACGGCAACAAGCGGCTGGCGCGCTTCATCGCGAACGGAGAGCTCGAAGCGGCCGGACTGATGCCGCACATGCACTCGCCGGGAAAGGTCCGCAAGCTGCTCCACCTCGCGATCGAGGCGAGAGAACGACGCGACGCCGAGCCGCTCGCCACGTGGCTCGCCGCCGCGAGCCGCGAGTCGGCGCGATTCGACGCGGAATGGGCCGCGGGCACCCTGCGCTGA